Proteins co-encoded in one Aspergillus fumigatus Af293 chromosome 6, whole genome shotgun sequence genomic window:
- a CDS encoding uS17 family ribosomal protein — MPPSNIIRAMQPLRACIPRSTITNSSIQASSLQSTRSSNFVRRTASTTAPVAKQLQQTAPELTPSSTIAPPSLRKYPYTLKIGTVVSVGRMERTVRVSHRHTTWDPYLRKSYPKITHYLVADPRNSLREGDVIEFSSGFPKSRNVRHVVERIVAPFGSAIEDRPPVMTREERDALRSEKRAAKWQRREARRSQNGEAQGVKEHVGRIRALIYERVGDLSA, encoded by the coding sequence ATGCCCCCCAGCAATATCATAAGGGCAATGCAGCCCCTCCGAGCCTGCATCCCCCGGTCAACAATCACCAACTCCTCAATCCAAGCGTCGTCCCTCCAGTCAACACGGTCAAGCAACTTCGTCAGACGCACCGCTTCAACCACAGCCCCAGTCGCCAAACAACTACAACAGACAGCCCCCGAACTCACACCCTCGTCGACCATCGCACCCCCTTCCCTGCGCAAGTATCCCTACACCCTCAAAATTGGCACCGTCGTCTCCGTCGGCCGCATGGAGCGCACCGTCCGCGTCAGCCACCGCCATACAACCTGGGACCCGTACCTCCGCAAGTCCTACCCCAAGATCACGCACTACCTTGTCGCGGACCCCCGCAATTCTCTCCGTGAGGGCGATGTCATCGAGTTCTCGTCGGGTTTTCCGAAGAGTCGCAATGTGCGGCATGTGGTTGAGCGGATTGTGGCGCCGTTTGGGAGTGCGATTGAGGATCGTCCGCCTGTTATGACGCGCGAGGAGCGGGATGCCCTGCGTTCCGAGAAGAGGGCTGCTAAGTGGCAGAGGCGGGAAGCGAGGAGGTCTCAGAATGGTGAGGCGCAGGGTGTGAAGGAGCATGTTGGACGGATCAGAGCATTGATTTATGAGAGGGTGGGTGACCTTAGTGCGTGA
- a CDS encoding VAC14 family protein — protein sequence MDHSIQRLLNDKLYDRRKQGALELEKVVRNAVFRGDYEEIQKIVDQLCHDYAYAVHQPHARNGGLIGLAAASIALGSEGVAPYLKEIVPPVLACFSDQDARVRYYACESMYNIAKVAKGEVLLFFNEIFDALSKLASDSELSVKNGAELLDRLVKDIVSESAASYISVLQLSEKHTVDPDAQEEVELPTAFSLAKFIPLLKERIHVISPSTRTFLVSWLTLLDTIPDLELVSYLPDFLGGLIEFLGDPNRDVNVTTQALLDRFLSEIKRIARLKKGIEESRKEHGSDNKQSAASDNVSTTTDHTVAVDIERSENAIEDSESESDLEENDLQADGDWIPGQDVHIDYPKILDILVGFVDTSFDEEMQLTALRWIDSFFEISPEDILPFVPRLLTQVLPAMSSGSDQVRQAANRVNTSLLEYIVSLSDDSTEETRQSPPSRPISTASKELVERRASTPSGRQSFETSTSESKKQASQQELSNEQASRSSVIPTPVPPADLDYAAAVNSLTLQFLNENEATRVAALSWLIMLHRKAPKKVVAFNDGTFPALLKTLSDPAEAVVTKDLQLLSQISRNSDDSYFTSFMVNLLQLFSTDRHLLEVRGNLIIRQLCMNLSPERIYRTLADCLEKEEDIEFASIMVQNLNNNLITAPELSDLRKRLRNLDSKEGQMFFVALFRSWCHNAVSTFSLCLLAQAYEQAYNLLQVFAELEMTVNMLIQIDKLVQLLESPVFTYLRLQLLEPERYPYLYKCLYGVLMLLPQSSAFAALKNRLNSVSNIGLLHTGPRLTSMVSSSSSGYERATGSRLKTREENTIRWVELLDKFKSVQEKARRTHRASQRQFDQDGSTTGLRNPSLTAALSAAATADRGKERGLPDSPRGGRPDIGGSGGRNSPGDSGTPNRGSLLSGTQRNKSGLPNLGRLGIGSRRSKR from the exons ATGGATCATTCGATTCAGCGCCTGCTGAATGACAAGCTCTATGATCGCAGAAAACAGGGAGCTCTAGA GCTCGAGAAAGTTGTTCGCAATGCCGTTTTCCGAGGAGATTATGAAGAGATCCAGAAGATTGTCGATCAGCTTTGTCATGACTACGCCTACGCCGTACATCAGCCGCATGCGAGAAATGGTGGTTTGATTGGGTTAGCTGCAGCTTCAATAGCGCTTGGATCC GAGGGCGTTGCTCCATATCTCAAAGAGATCGTGCCACCGGTTCTTGCCTGCTTTTCCGACCAAGATGCCCGAGTCCGGTACTACGCATGCGAGAGCATGTACAACATTGCGAAAGTCGCGAAAGGGGAGgtccttctttttttcaaTGAAATATTTGACGCGCTGAGCAAA TTAGCTTCCGATTCCGAGCTTTCTGTCAAAAACGGTGCAGAACTTCTCGATCGACTTGTCAAGGACATTGTTTCGGAATCTGCTGCCTCCTACATTTCGGTTTTGCAATTATCAGAGAAGCATACAGTAGACCCTGATGCGCAGGAAGAGGTCGAGCTTCCCACTGCGTTTTCGTTGGCCAAGTTCATACCGTTGCTGAAGGAACGGATACACGTCATCAGTCCATCCACACGCACATTCTTGGTGTCATGGTTGACCTTACTAGACACCATTCCTGACCTGGAGCTTGTGTCATATCTGCCCGATTTCTTGGGAGGGTTAATCGAGTTCCTCGGCGACCCAAACAGAGACGTCAATGTCACCACTCAGGCTCTTCTCGACAGGTTTTTGTCCGAAATCAAAAGGATTGCACGCCTCAAGAAAGGCATAGAAGAGAGTCGTAAAGAGCACGGGAGTGACAACAAACAGTCGGCCGCGAGTGACAATGTCAGCACTACCACTGATCACACAGTGGCTGTGGACATTGAACGCAGTGAAAATGCTATCGAGGACTCCGAGTCTGAGTCAGACCTCGAGGAAAATGACTTACAAGCTGACGGAGACTGGATCCCGGGGCAAGATGTTCACATTGACTATCCCAAGATTCTGGACATCCTTGTGGGATTCGTCGATACCTCATTCG atgaggagatgcaGTTAACTGCATTACGCTGGATTgacagcttcttcgagaTTAGCCCTGAAGATATCCTCCCTTTCGTCCCCCGTCTCTTGACACAGGTTCTCCCAGCAATGTCTAGTGGTTCAGACCAAGTGCGGCAGGCCGCAAACCGGGTCAACACATCATTGCTTGAGTACATCGTCTCCTTGTCTGACGATAGCACCGAGGAAACACGACAGAGTCCCCCTTCCAGACCAATATCTACTGCAAGCAAAGAGCTTGTGGAGAGAAGAGCATCGACACCAAGTGGTCGTCAATCTTTCGAAACGTCCACGAGTGAGTCAAAAAAGCAAGCCTCTCAACAAGAGCTCTCCAATGAACAGGCATCTCGTAGCAGTGTGATACCTACGCCGGTTCCTCCGGCGGATCTGGATTATGCCGCAGCCGTCAACTCGCTGACTTTGCAGTTCCTGAACGAGAACGAAGCCACAAGGGTGGCTGCCCTGTCTTGGTTGATTATGTTGCATCGGAAGGCGCCGAAGAAGGTTGTGGCATTCAACGATGGGACATTTCCTGCGCTTCTGAAGACGCTGTCAGACCCTGCGGAAGCTGTTGTCACAAAGGACCTCCAGCTTCTTTCACAGATCTCGCGAAACAGCGACGATAGCTACTTTACGTCTTTCATGGTCAATTTACTCCAGCTCTTCTCCACCGATAGGCATCTGTTGGAAGTCCGAGGCAATTTAATTATTCGACAACTCTGCATGAATTTAAGCCCAGAGCGCATCTACCGTACACTAGCAGACTGCctcgagaaagaagaa GACATCGAGTTTGCAAGTATCATGGTACAGAATCTGAATAATAATCTGATCACTGCACCGGAGCTGTCAGATCTCAGAAAGAGGCTAAGGAATCTTGACTCTAAG GAGGGTCAGATGTTCTTCGTTGCTCTGTTCCGGTCATGGTGCCACAATGCTGTTTCTACATTCTCCCTCTGTCTGCTTGCGCAGGCTTATGAGCAGGCTTATAACCTTCTTCAAGTCTT TGCTGAGCTTGAGATGACTGTGAATATGTTGATCCAAATCGATAAATTGGTTCAGCTCCTGGAGTCGCCTGTCTTTACCT ACCTTcgtctccagctcctcgaacCAGAAAGATACCCGTATCTGTACAAGTGTCTCTACGGAGTTCTCATGCTCCTCCCTCAAAGCAGCGCATTTGCTGCGTTGAAGAATCGTCTAAACAGCGTCAGCAATATTGGCCTCCTGCATACTGGCCCTCGACT TACGAGCATGGtgtcttcctcatcgtcagGCTATGAACGTGCCACTGGCAGTCGACTGAAAACCCGCGAGGAAAACACCATCCGGTGGGTCGAACTCCTCGACAAGTTCAAGTCCGTCCAGGAGAAAGCCCGTCGCACGCACCGTGCCTCACAACGGCAGTTCGACCAGGACGGCAGCACCACAGGACTAAGAAACCCCTCCCTCACGGCCGCCCTGTCCGCCGCAGCAACCGCGGACAGGGGCAAGGAACGTGGCCTGCCGGACTCGCCTCGAGGTGGAAGACCGGACATAGGTGGCTCTGGTGGGCGCAATAGTCCCGGAGACTCTGGCACACCTAATCGCGGCTCGCTCCTGAGTGGTACACAGAGGAATAAGTCGGGGCTTCCTAATCTCGGCCGTTTAGGTATCGGGAGCAGGAGGTCCAAGCGTTAA
- a CDS encoding DNA-dependent ATPase RAD54, with product MYRPRPAVGTEGGNTPLSKPLQRNISSNSIDRLSKPFKCPGSAIPTRTSDKPARKRRKVNYAGADGEVEDNSVKPWTNEERLALATRDANKFPVFKVKDKETTFKQRFRIPLINKSSNDYNPSRPAPTLGMRQGATFVVKPLHDPSGEFAIVLYDPTVDDIGEAPESMPEDKGIEETKAKLDEPLVHKSLADILGLKKKVESRPKVPVVIDPRLAKVLRPHQVEGVKFLYRCTTGLIDKNANGCIMADGMGLGKTLQCISLMWTLLKQSPEAGKSTIQKCIIACPSSLVGNWANELVKWLGKDAITPFAIDGKASKAELTSQIKQWAIASGRAVVRPVLIVSYETLRMYVDALKDSPIGLLLCDEGHRLKNKDSLTWTALNSLNVTRRVILSGTPIQNDLSEYFALLHFANPNLLGSQNEFRKRFEIPILKGRDAAGTEEDRKKGDERLAELSGIVNKFIIRRTNDILSKYLPIKYEHVVFCNLSQFQLDLYNHFIQSPEIKSLLRGKGSQPLKAIGILKKLCNHPDLLDLTRDLPGCEHTFPEDYVPPEARGRDRDIKSWYSGKMMVLDRMLARIRQDTNDKIVLISNYTQTLDLFEKLCRSRGYGSLRLDGTMNINKRQKLVDKFNNPDGEEFVFLLSSKAGGCGLNLIGANRLVLFDPDWNPAADQQALARVWRDGQKKDCFVYRFIATGSIEEKIFQRQSHKQSLSSCVVDSAEDVERHFSLESLRELFQFKPETRSDTHDTFKCKRCRPDGTQYIKAPAMLYGDTSSWNHFVNDGENGQLSKIQDLLIRQETSEKDVSAVFQYISH from the exons AT GTATCGCCCGCGCCCAGCTGTAGGAACTGAAGGTGGAAACACCCCGTTATCCAAGCCACTACAGAGAAACATATCATCCAACTCGATAGACCGTCTTTCAAAGCCTTTCAAATGTCCCGGGTCTGCCATCCCTACCCGAACATCAGATAAGCCTGCGAGAAAGCGAAGAAAAGTCAACTACGCAGGAGCAGATGGAGAGGTGGAGGACAACAGCGTCAAGCCATGGACCAACGAAGAACGTCTTGCTCTTGCGACAAGAGATGCCAATAAATTTCCCGTCTTTAAagtcaaggacaaggaaaccACGTTTAAGCAAAGATTTCGGATACCTTTGATCAACAAGTCCTCTAATGATTACAATCCTTCGAGACCAGCTCCCACTTTGGGAATGAGGCAAGGCGCCACTTTTGTTGTGAAACCACTACACGATCCTAGTGGAGAATTTGCGATAGTTCTATATGATCCCACCGTCGACGATATTGGCGAGGCTCCAGAATCGATGCCTGAAGACAAGGGCATCGAGGAAACTAAAGCCAAGCTGGACGAGCCGCTGGTGCACAAGAGCCTAGCAGATATACTCggactgaagaagaaggtggaGTCTCGTCCTAAGGTTCCAGTGGTCATAGATCCCAGATTGGCGAAAGTTCTGCGGCCGCATCAAGTGGAAGGTGTAAAG TTTCTTTATCGCTGTACAACAGGTCTGATAGATAAAAATGCGAATGGTTGCATTATGGCCGATGGTATGGGATTGGGAAAGACT CTTCAATGCATTTCCCTAATGTGGACACTTCTGAAGCAATCGCCGGAAGCAGGAAAGTCGACAATTCAAAAATGTATCATTGCTTGTCCCTCCAGTCTGGTCGGAAACTGGGCCAACGAACTTG TGAAATGGCTGGGAAAGGATGCAATTACGCCGTTCGCGATAGACGGCAAAGCCTCGAAGGCGGAGCTCACCTCCCAAATAAAGCAATGGGCCATCGCATCCGGGCGGGCCGTAGTCCGGCCTGTTCTCATAGTTTCATATGAAACTCTTCGAATGTATGTCGATGCATTAAAAGACAGTCCGATTGGGCTTCTTTTGTGCGATGAAGGCCATCGTCtcaagaacaaagacagTTTAACGTGGACTGCTTTGAACAGTCTGAATGTGACTCGTCGTGTGATTTTGTCGGGTACCCCCATCCAGAATGATCTCTCTGAATATTTCGCTCTTCTCCATTTTGCCAACCCAAATCTGCTTGGCTCGCAAAATGAGTTCCGAAAGAGATTCGAAATACCTATTCTGAAAGGACGAGATGCCGCAGGCACAGAGGAAGATCGGAAGAAGGGCGACGAGCGATTGGCAGAGTTATCTGGTATTGTGAATAAATTCATCATTCGCCGGACGAACGATATTTTGTCGAAGTATCTGCCGATCAAATATGAGCATGTTGTCTTCTGCAACCTTTCCCAGTTCCAGCTTGATCTCTACAACCATTTCATCCAGAGCCCCGAGATCAAGAGCCTGCTTAGGGGAAAGGGAAGTCAGCCACTGAAGGCCATTGGGATATTGAAAAAACTATGCAATCATCCGGATTTACTCGATCTCACGAGAGATCTTCCTGGCTGCGAACATACGTTTCCCGAGGACTATGTTCCACCTGAAGCTAGAGGGCGAGACAGAGATATCAAATCATGGTACTCTGGGAAGATGATGGTTCTCGATCGTATGCTAGCTCGTATCCGTCAAGATACGAATGACAAGATTGTCCTCATCAGCAATTACACCCAAACTCTCGACTTGTTCGAAAAGCTCTGCCGATCGAGAGGCTATGGCTCGTTGAGGCTGGACGGTACTATGAACATCAACAAGCGGCAAAAGCTCGTCGACAAATTCAACAATCCAGATGGTGAGGAATTTGTGTTCCTTCTAAGCAGTAAGGCCGGCGGTTGCGGATTAAACTTGATCGGCGCAAACCGCCTTGTGTTGTTCGATCCAGATTGGAATCCCGCTGCAGACCAGCAGGCCTTGGCTCGGGTTTGGCGTGATGGTCAAAAGAAAGATTGTTTTGTTTATCGTTTCATTGCAACTGGGTCGATTGAGGAAAAGATTTTCCAACGTCAATCCCACAAGCAATCACTCTCGTCATGTGTCGTGGATTCGGCCGAAGACGTTGAGCGACATTTCTCGCTGGAGTCCCTCCGCGAGCTGTTCCAATTCAAGCCAGAAACGCGAAGTGACACTCATGACACGTTCAAATGCAAGCGGTGCAGACCGGATGGAACGCAGTACATTAAGGCTCCAGCCATGTTGTACGGTGACACCAGTTCCTGGAATCATTTTGTCAATGATGGCGAGAACGGCCAGCTCAGTAAGATCCAAGATCTACTGATACGCCAGGAGACGAGTGAAAAAGATGTGTCCGCCGTCTTCCAATATATTAGTCATTAA
- the tpsA gene encoding glycosyltransferase family 20 protein, which translates to MPSLENSTQNEARLLLVSNRLPITIKRSEDGKYDFSMSSGGLVSGLSGLSKSTTFQWYGWPGLEVPEEEIPVVKQRLKDEYGAIPVFIDDELADRHYNGFSNSILWPLFHYHPGEITFDESAWEAYKEANRLFAKAVAKEVQDGDLIWVHDYHLMLLPEMLREEIGDSKENVKIGFFLHTPFPSSEIYRILPVRNELLLGVLHCDLIGFHTYDYTRHFLSACSRLLGLATTPNGIEFQGKVIACGAFPIGIDPEKFQEGLKKEKVQKRIAQLEQKFQGVKLMVGVDRLDYIKGVPQKLHALEVFLSDHPEWVGKVVLVQVAVPSRQDVEEYQNLRAVVNELVGRINGKFGTVEFMPIHFLHKSVNFDELIALYAVSDACIVSSTRDGMNLVAYEYIASQQKRHGVLVLSEFAGAAQSLNGSIIINPWNTEELAGAYQEAVTMSDEQRALNFSKLDKYVNKYTSAFWGQSFVTELNRISAHSAGKFQSRKAKLPESADAEKPMNGSGESEESQTTQ; encoded by the exons ATGCCGTCACTCGAGAACTCCACCCAAAACGAGGCGAGACTGCTTCTCGTCTCGAATCGGCTTCCCATTACTATAAAGCGCTCGGAGGATGGCAAGTATGACTTCTCTATGTCCTCCGGCGGGCTGGTCAGCGGTCTTAGTGGCCTGTCCAAGTCTACGACCTTCCAATGGTACGGCTGGCCCGGGTTGGAGGTTCCCGAAGAGGAAATCCCAGTTGTCAAACAACGTCTAAAGGACGAATATGGAGCGATCCCAGTGTtcattgatgatgaactcGCGGATCGGCACTACAACGGATTCTCCA ATTCTATCCTGTGGCCACTTTTTCATTACCATCCAGGTGAAATTACATTCGACGAATCGGCCTGGGAGGCATACAAGGAAGCGAACCGCCTTTTTGCCAAAGCCGTTGCGAAAGAAGTCCAAGATGGAGACCTGATCTGGGTCCATGACTATCACCTCATGCTTCTTCCTGAAATGCTTCGCGAGGAGATTGGGGATAGCAAGGAAAATGTCAAGATCGGATTTTTCCTCCATACTCCCTTCCCTAGCAGCGAAATCTACAGAATCCTGCCCGTCCGTAACGAGCTGTTGCTTGGTGTGCTCCACTGCGATCTCATTGGGTTCCACACATATGACTATACGAGACATTTTTTGAGCGCATGCTCGCGATTACT GGGCTTGGCAACCACTCCTAATGGGATAGAGTTCCAGGGCAAGGTCATCGCGTGTGGTGCTTTCCCAATTGGCATTGACCCCGAGAAGTTTCAGGAAGGtctcaaaaaggaaaaggtccAGAAACGGATAGCACAGCTCGAGCAGAAATTCCAGGGCGTGAAGCTCATGGTGGGTGTTGATCGTCTCGATTACATCAAGGGAGTTCCTCAGAAGCTGCATGCTCTCGAAGTCTTCCTCAGTGATCATCCGGAATGGGTGGGAAAAGTTGTGTTGGTACAAGTCGCAGTGCCCAGTAGACAAGATGTTGAGGAGTATCAGAATTTGAGGGCGGTCGTGAATGAATTGGTGGGGCGCATCAACGGTAAATTCG GAACGGTTGAATTTATGCCCATTCATTTCCTGCACAAGTCAGTCAACTTCGACGAGCTGATTGCTCTGTATGCTGTTTCTGATGCATGCATCGTATCGTCGACCCGAGATGGCATGAACTTGGTGGCATATGAGTATATAGCTTCTCAGCAAAAACGACATGGCGTGCTAGTTCTGTCAGAATTCGCTGGTGCGGCCCAGAGTCTCAACGGCAGTATAATCATCAATCCTTGGAATACGGAAGAGTTAGCCGGTGCTTACCAAGAGGCTGTCACTATGAGTGACGAGCAGAGGGCCCTCAACTTCTCCAAACTGGACAAGTATGTCAATAAATATACAAG CGCCTTCTGGGGCCAATCCTTTGTCACCGAGCTGAACAGAATATCTGCGCACTCAGCTGGGAAATTCCAATCGCGAAAGGCCAAGCTCCCTGAAAGTGCTGATGCTGAGAAGCCTATGAATGGTTCTGGAGAGTCGGAGGAATCTCAAACGACACAGTGA
- the acoA gene encoding aconitate hydratase ACO1: protein MISTRLARAGALAPKSRLFLGTRAFATVGDSPLDKKVEMANTEKGNYINYKKMSENLDIVRRRLQRPLTYAEKVLYSHLDDPHGQEIERGKSYLKLRPDRVACQDATAQMAILQFMSAGMPSVATPTTVHCDHLIEAQVGGDKDLARANEINKEVYDFLASATAKYNIGFWKPGSGIIHQIVLENYAFPGGLMIGTDSHTPNAGGLAMAAIGVGGADAVDVMAGLPWELKAPKVIGVKLTGEMSGWTTPKDVILKVAGLLTVKGGTGAIIEYHGPGVTSLSCTGMGTICNMGAEIGATTSMFPFNDRMYDYLKATKRQHIGDFAREYAKELREDEGAEYDQLIEINLSELEPHINGPFTPDLATPISKFKEAVETNKWPEELKVGLIGSCTNSSYEDMSRAASIARDALNHGLKAKSLFTVTPGSEQIRATIERDGQLQTLEEFGGVILANACGPCIGQWDRRDVKKGEPNSIISSYNRNFTGRNDANPATHAFVASPDLVVAMTIAGTLKFNPLTDKLKDKDGNEFLLQPPTGEGLPAKGYDPGRDTYQAPPADRSSVNVAVSPTSDRLQLLAGFEPWDGKDANGIPILIKCQGKTTTDHISMAGPWLKYRGHLDNISNNMLIGAVNAENGKANSVKNKFTGEYDAVPATARDYKARGVKWVVIGDWNYGEGSSREHAALEPRHLGGLAIITRSFARIHETNLKKQGMLPLTFADPADYDKINPEDTVDLLCTQLEVGKPMTLRVHPKDGSAPFDISLNHTFNESQIEWFKDGSALNTMARKSGAK, encoded by the exons ATGATCTCCACAAGGCTTGCGCGCGCTGGTGCGCTG GCCCCCAAGTCCCGACTT TTCCTCGGGACCCGGGCCTTCGCTACCGTCGGTGACTCCCCTCTCGACAAGAAGGTCGAGATGGCCAACACTGAGAAG GGTAACTACATCAACTACAA GAAGATGTCTGAGAACTTGGACATTGTCCGTCGTCGCTTGCAGCGTCCTCTCACATACGCCGAGAAGGTTCTGTACTCTCACCTTGACGACCCTCACGGACAGGAGATTGAGCGTGGCAAGTCCTACCTGAAGCTCCGCCCCGACCGTGTCGCTTGCCAGGATGCCACCGCTCAGATGGCCATTCTGCAGTTCATGTCTGCTGGCATGCCCTCTGTCGCTACTCCTACTACCGTCCACTGTGACCACTTGATCGAGGCCCAGGTCGGAGGTGACAAGGATCTTGCTCGTGCCAACGAGATCAACAAGGAAGTTTATGATTTCCTGGCTAGTGCCACCGCCAAGTACAACATTGGTTTCTGGAAGCCCGGTTCCGGTATCATTCACCAGATTGTCCTGGAGAACTACGCTTTCCCTGGTGGTCTGATGATCGGTACCGACTCTCACACCCCCAACGCTGGTGGTCTTGCTATGGCTGCTATTGGTGTCGGTGGTGCCGATGCTGTCGATGTCATGGCTGGTCTTCCCTGGGAGTTGAAGGCTCCCAAGGTGATTGGTGTCAAGCTTACCGGTGAGATGTCCGGCTGGACCACTCCTAAGGATGTCATCCTGAAGGTTGCGGGCCTTCTCACTGTCAAGGGTGGTACTGGTGCTATCATTGAGTACCACGGACCTGGTGTTACCTCTCTCTCTTGCACTGGTATGGGTACCATCTGTAACATGGGTGCTGAGATTGGTGCTACCACCTCTATGTTCCCCTTCAACGACCGTATGTACGACTACCTGAAGGCCACCAAGCGTCAGCACATTGGTGACTTCGCCCGCGAATACGCCAAGGAGCTGcgtgaggatgagggcgCCGAGTACGACCAGCTGATCGAGATCAACCTCTCTGAGCTTGAGCCTCACATCAACGGTCCCTTCACTCCTGATCTTGCTACCCCCATTTCTAAGTTCAAGGAGGCTGTGGAGACCAACAAGTGGCCTGAGGAGCTCAAGGTTGGTCTGATCGGTTCTTGCACCAACTCCTCTTATGAGGACATGTCCCGTGCCGCCTCGATCGCTCGTGACGCTCTGAACCACGGTCTGAAGGCTAAGTCCCTCTTCACTGTTACCCCCGGTTCCGAGCAGATTCGCGCCACTATTGAGCGTGATGGCCAGCTGCAGACTCTTGAGGAGTTTGGCGGTGTCATCCTCGCCAACGCCTGCGGTCCTTGCATCGGTCAGTGGGATCGCAGGGACGTCAAGAAGGGCGAGCCTAACTCTATCATCTCCTCCTACAACCGTAACTTCACTGGCCGTAACGATGCCAACCCTGCTACCCACGCCTTCGTCGCTTCTCCCGACCTTGTTGTCGCCATGACTATTGCTGGTACACTCAAGTTCAACCCCCTCACTGACAAgctgaaggacaaggacggcAATGAATTCCTGCTCCAGCCTCCTACTGGAGAGGGTCTCCCCGCCAAGGGCTACGACCCTGGCCGTGACACCTACCAGGCTCCTCCCGCCGACCGCAGCTCCGTCAACGTCGCTGTCTCCCCCACCAGTGACCGTTTGCAGCTCCTTGCTGGATTCGAGCCCTGGGATGGCAAGGACGCCAACGGCATCCCTATCCTCATCAAGTGCCAGGGCAAGACTACCACCGATCACATCTCCATGGCTGGCCCATGGTTGAAGTACCGTGGCCACCTTGACAACATCTCTAACAACATGTTGATTGGTGCTGTCAACGCTGAGAACGGCAAGGCCAACTCCGTCAAGAACAAGTTCACTGGCGAGTACGACGCTGTCCCTGCTACCGCTCGTGACTACAAGGCCCGTGGTGTTAAGTGGGTTGTAATTGGCGACTGGAACTACGGTGAGGGAAGCTCCCGTGAGCACGCCGCTCTGGAGCCCAGACACCTTGGTGGTCTCGCTATTATCACCCGCAGCTTTGCCCGTATT CACGAAACCAacctgaagaagcagggtATGCTTCCTCTCACTTTCGCTGACCCTGCCGATTATGACAAGATCAACCCTGAGGACACCGTCGACCTCCTTTGCACCCAGCTCGAGGTTGGCAAGCCCATGACTCTCCGTGTTCACCCCAAGGATGGCAGCGCTCCCTTCGACATCTCCCTGAACCACACCTTCAACGAGTCTCAGATCGAGTGGTTCAAGGATGGCTCTGCCCTCAACACCATGGCCCGCAAGTCCGGTGCCAAATAG
- a CDS encoding putative C2H2 finger domain protein, with protein sequence MGAVRKIKTKRRTRYDIQECTHRAIGALEGPIALTLLVSCRDYDQVRADIDSPKHLTQYKATKDAEDLPGLGKHYCVECSKWFESEYNLVAHTKGKNHKRRSVIMDSANVFLDRSRLTQGCLNRLRLLREEPHSQKIAEAAVGLSTDNGLRQQETVVDMED encoded by the coding sequence ATGGGAGCTGTGAGAAAGATCAAGACAAAGCGCAGAACAAGGTACGATATACAGGAATGCACTCATCGCGCCATTGGTGCACTTGAAGGTCCGATAGCTCTAACATTGCTTGTCTCTTGTAGGGACTACGATCAAGTCCGAGCGGACATCGACTCTCCCAAGCACCTTACGCAGTACAAAGCGACCAAGGATGCGGAGGATCTCCCAGGTCTAGGAAAGCATTATTGCGTCGAATGTTCGAAATGGTTTGAGAGCGAATACAACCTGGTCGCCCATACCAAGGGCAAAAACCACAAAAGAAGGTCGGTGATAATGGACAGTGCGAACGTCTTTTTGGACCGATCACGTCTAACTCAGGGATGCTTGAATAGGTTGCGATTGCTGCGCGAGGAGCCTCATTCACAGAAAATCGCCGAGGCTGCTGTCGGTCTGAGTACCGACAATGGATTGCGACAACAGGAAACGGTCGTTGACATGGAGGATTAG